One genomic region from Argentina anserina chromosome 2, drPotAnse1.1, whole genome shotgun sequence encodes:
- the LOC126783770 gene encoding abscisic acid receptor PYL2: MELSRSEPPQGLTSEELSELEPLIGTYHKFEPSPSKCTSLITQRIEAPTGLVWPLVRSFDNPQRYKHFIKSCNMTGDGSVGSIREVTVVSGLPASTSTERLEILDDEKHVLSFRVVGGEHRLNNYKSVTSVNEFEKEGKVYSVVLESYVVDIPEGNTVEDTKMFVDTVIKLNLQKLSVVAMANLHGGGQE, encoded by the coding sequence ATGGAGTTGAGCCGAAGTGAACCTCCTCAGGGGCTAACCTCCGAGGAACTTTCCGAGCTTGAGCCCCTTATTGGCACCTACCACAAATTCGAGCCGTCCCCCAGCAAATGCACGTCGCTAATTACGCAACGAATCGAAGCTCCGACCGGGCTCGTCTGGCCCTTAGTCCGGAGCTTCGACAACCCCCAAAGGTACAAGCATTTCATCAAGAGCTGCAACATGACCGGGGATGGTAGCGTCGGTAGCATAAGGGAGGTCACCGTGGTCTCGGGCCTCCCGGCGTCCACGAGCACTGAGAGGCTAGAGATATTGGACGACGAGAAGCACGTGCTGAGCTTTCGGGTCGTCGGAGGCGAGCACAGGCTCAACAACTACAAGTCGGTTACTTCGGTGAACGAGTTCGAGAAAGAGGGCAAGGTTTACTCGGTGGTTTTGGAGTCGTATGTGGTTGATATACCGGAAGGGAATACCGTAGAGGATACGAAGATGTTTGTGGACACTGTGATCAAATTGAACCTGCAAAAGCTTTCTGTGGTGGCCATGGCTAATCTGCATGGGGGTGGACAAGAATAG
- the LOC126784553 gene encoding homeobox protein ATH1, with translation MMDNQMFNVPTDATARNAAVEDGIGPHNTMNSFVQSYNLNDQNHFISVLPMLPAIDGNSVLGCHSDYLRDTNSAESYAFDTSQRRNNLREPSFGSSSFYDHSVFHGIPNTAASFSTLFPASCNLQEDLNNLAISATPLHSSEIYVSNACPGIPLSLLETNVNYGYDEILGSINSQQWELNKYAAAPSEPGEKSSVGTTGVQSYSPSLGSLDPNGWSSSNGASYEMTYPSYSSTKSSNDLALTLATSRPLNGMNIRDQCSDIDCSGTVQPCLNQTRFGSDQQASCSSEEPSPSFGSSKPPRLSQIICGSRYFHVIQEILTQIASYSLENLDRSSFSSVGFNAASDSRFEVKNEPALQRREIETKKASLLALLQMLDDCYNQCVDEIHTVVSAFHAATDTDPSIHARFALKTISMFYKSLRERISTYCLSMSEQFNPESPSESETPFDEIQKQLALQHMKKKEHQIWRPQRGLPEKSVSVLRAWMFQNFLHPYPKDAEKHLLAVKSGLTRSQVSNWFINARVRLWKPMIEEMYADMNRRKARQNENTERSHRSLHHIGINGKKFHVN, from the exons ATGATGGATAATCAGATGTTCAATGTCCCCACGGATGCGACCGCCCGAAATGCTGCTGTGGAAGATGGGATTGGACCACATAACACCATGAACTCTTTTGTTCAGTCGTATAACCTCAACGACCaaaatcatttcatttctgtaCTGCCTATGCTTCCAGCCATTGATGGGAATTCTGTCCTTGGATGCCATTCTGATTATCTTCGTGACACAAATAGTGCTGAATCATATGCATTTGATACATCTCAAAGAAGGAACAATCTGAGGGAACCCTCATTTGGTAGTTCAAGTTTCTATGATCATTCTGTGTTTCATGGAATACCAAACACTGCTGCTTCTTTTTCTACCCTTTTCCCTGCAAGTTGTAATCTTCAAGAAGATCTCAACAACTTGGCAATCTCAGCAACTCCCCTGCATTCTTCGGAAATTTATGTTTCAAATGCCTGCCCTGGCATACCATTGTCTTTGTTGGAAACCAACGTAAATTATGGATATGATGAAATACTTGGTAGCATAAATAGTCAACAATGGGAGCTCAACAAGTATGCGGCAGCTCCGTCTGAACCTGGAGAGAAATCTTCAGTAGGAACAACAGGGGTTCAATCATATTCACCGTCTTTAGGAAGTCTGGATCCAAATGGATGGTCATCATCAAATGGAGCTAGTTATGAGATGACATATCCTTCTTACAGTTCCACTAAGTCAAGCAACGATCTTGCTTTAACTCTTGCTACATCGAGGCCTTTAAATGGGATGAATATCCGGGATCAGTGTTCAGACATCGATTGTTCTGGGACTGTTCAGCCTTGTCTGAATCAAACAAGGTTTGGATCAGATCAGCAGGCTTCTTGCAGTAGTGAGGAGCCTTCTCCAAGTTTTGGCTCTAGCAAACCACCCCGATTATCCCAAATAATATGTGGATCAAGATACTTTCATGTGATTCAAGAAATACTTACCCAGATTGCAAGCTATTCACTAGAAAATCTAGACCGGTCAAGTTTTTCATCTGTGGGGTTCAATGCTGCTTCAGATAGTAGATTTGAAGTGAAAAACGAGCCTGCACTGCAAAGACGAGAAATCGAAACAAAGAAAGCCAGTCTTCTGGCCTTATTGCAAATG CTTGATGACTGCTACAACCAATGTGTGGATGAGATTCATACAGTTGTATCGGCATTCCATGCTGCTACAGATACAGATCCTTCTATACATGCTCGTTTTGCTCTTAAAACGATCTCCATGTTTTACAAAAGTCTGAGGGAAAGAATTAGCACCTATTGCCTTTCAATGAGTGAACAATTCAACCCTGAAAGTCCCAGTGAGAGTGAAACCCCTTTTGATGAAATCCAAAAGCAGTTGGCTCTTCagcatatgaaaaaaaaagaacatcaAATCTGGAGACCACAGAGAGGCTTGCCGGAAAAATCTGTCTCAGTTTTGAGGGCTTGGATGTTTCAAAACTTCCTTCATCC GTACCCAAAAGATGCAGAAAAGCATCTCCTTGCAGTAAAAAGTGGATTAACAAGAAGCCAG GTATCGAATTGGTTCATAAATGCTAGGGTTCGGCTATGGAAACCTATGATTGAGGAGATGTACGCGGATATGAACAGAAGAAAGGCTAGGCAAAATGAGAACACTGAGAGATCTCACAGAAGCCTTCACCACATAGGCATCAACGGTAAAAAATTTCATGTGAACTGA
- the LOC126782716 gene encoding inorganic pyrophosphatase 2-like, which yields MAKVVVIFDFDKTIIDCDSDNWVVEELGMNHLFTQLLQNLPWNSLMDRMMTELHNRGKKIEDIEECLKKVPLHPSIASAIKSAHAFGCDLRVVSDANMFFIETVLKHHGLLDYFSEINTNPSLVDEQGRLRIFPYHDFNSSSHGCRICPSNMCKGLVMEKIRALVLAEKKQLIYVGDGAPDFCAGLKLNEGDVLMPRKNFPIYDLISANPLLIEAKIHEWSDWDELGTNLLNTLNNSLIDKSSNAETDQLVPLDCKHQNTSISASSAHEAPKKALPVSPPH from the exons ATGGCGAAGGTCGTCGTCATTTTCGATTTCGACAAGACGATCATCGACTGTGACAGCGACAACTGGGTTGTGGAAGAGTTGGGTATGAACCATTTGTTCACTCAGCTCCTCCAAAATTTGCCTTGGAACTCTCTTATG GATAGGATGATGACAGAACTTCACAATAGGGGAAAGAAGATTGAGGACATTGAAGAGTGTTTGAAGAAGGTTCCACTGCATCCCAGCATTGCCTCCGCAATCAAATCAGCCCATGCTTTTGG GTGTGATTTGAGGGTTGTGAGTGATGCAAATATGTTTTTCATAGAGACAGTCTTGAAACATCATGGACTACTGGACTATTTTTCGGAAATCAACACCAACCCTAGCCTTGTTGATGAACAAGGCAGGCTCAGAATCTTCCCCTACCATGATTTCAACTCGTCATCTCATGGCTGCAGGATATGCCCTTCCAATATGTGCAAG GGGCTGGTGATGGAGAAGATCCGAGCTTTGGTTTTGGCAGAAAAGAAGCAGTTGATCTATGTTGGCGATGGAGCTCCTGATTTTTGTGCAGGCCTGAAACTTAACGAAGGGGATGTCCTGATGCCAAGGAAGAACTTTCCCATCTATGATTTAATATCTGCCAATCCATTGCTTATCGAGGCAAAAATTCATGAATGGAGCGACTGGGACGAGCTTGGTACTAATTTGCTAAACACACTGAACAATTCCCTTATTGATAAGTCTAGCAATGCGGAAACTGATCAGTTGGTTCCACTCGACTGCAAGCACCAAAACACTTCGATATCTGCTAGTAGTGCCCATGAAGCGCCTAAAAAAGCTCTCCCAGTCTCACCTCCCCACTAG
- the LOC126782715 gene encoding LOW QUALITY PROTEIN: protein NDL2 (The sequence of the model RefSeq protein was modified relative to this genomic sequence to represent the inferred CDS: inserted 2 bases in 1 codon): MGDSSGDSVSVDMEGASLCGKEHLVQTRHGYVSVSVLGDQDKPALVTYPDLGLNYMSCFQGLFFCPDACSLLLHNFCIYHISPPGHEFGASAISLDDTAYSTDDLVDQIDEVLNFFGLGAVMCMGVTAGAYVLTQFAMKYRSRVMGLILVSPICKAPCWTEWLYNKVMSNLLYFYGMCGVVKEILLKRYFSKEVRGGVQVPESDIVQACRRSLDERRSSNVWRFLEAINGRPDISDGLRKLQCRSLIFIGENSPFHSEALYMTSKLDRRYSALVEVQACGSMVTXEQPHAMLIPLEYFLMGYGLYRPSQSNVSPRSPLSPSCIAPELLSPESMGLKLKPIKTRIPYDRSC, encoded by the exons ATGGGGGATTCTAGTGGCGATTCAGTGTCGGTGGATATGGAGGGGGCTTCTCTCTGCGGAAAG GAGCATCTTGTACAAACTAGGCATGGTTATGTGTCTGTCTCCGTATTGGGAGATCAGGACAAACCAGCTCTTGTCACTTATCCTGATTTAGGGTTAAATT atatgtCCTGCTTTCAAGGATTATTCTTTTGTCCAGATGCATGTTCCTTGCTGCTCCACAACTTTTGCATATACCATATTAGTCCTCCCGGCCACGAG TTTGGAGCTTCTGCGATTAGCCTTGATGATACTGCATATTCCACTGATGATTTAGTTGATCAGATTGACGAGGTTCTCAACTTTTTTGG ACTTGGTGCAGTGATGTGCATGGGGGTTACAGCTGGAGCTTACGTTCTTACCCAATTTGCT ATGAAATACAGATCCCGTGTCATGGGGTTGATACTCGTTTCTCCAATATGCAAAGCACCATGCTGGACAGAATGGTTGTATAATAAG GTGATGTCAAACTTACTTTACTTCTATGGCATGTGTGGTGTGGTAAAGGAGATATTGCTTAAGCGCTACTTCAGCAAG GAAGTTCGTGGCGGTGTTCAAGTACCAGAATCAGATATAGTTCAGGCTTGCAGAAGA TCGCTTGATGAAAGGCGGAGTTCAAATGTTTGGCGGTTTCTTGAAGCAATCAATGG GAGACCCGACATTTCTGATGGATTGCGTAAGTTACAATGTCGTTCCTTAATATTTATTGGCGAGAACTCACCCTTTCACTCAGAAGCTCTCTACATGACATCAAAATTAGATAGGCGATATAGTGCCTTGGTAGAG GTTCAGGCATGTGGATCAATGGTGAC GGAGCAGCCTCATGCAATGTTGATACCGTTGGAGTACTTCCTCATGGGTTATGGCTTATACAGGCCCTCTCAGTCAAATGTCAGCCCGAGAAGCCCCTTGAGTCCGTCATGCATTGCACCAGAGCTTCTTTCACCAGAAAGCATGGGGTTGAAGTTGAAACCAATAAAGACTCGGATTCCTTATGATAGAAGTTGTTGA